From one Halothece sp. PCC 7418 genomic stretch:
- a CDS encoding GvpL/GvpF family gas vesicle protein — protein sequence MAEGFYLYGIFPPPGPQTIAVQGLDKQPIFSHTVEGFTFLYSEAQQSRYLASRRNLITHTKVLEEAMEQGFRTLLPLQFGLVVPDWESVSQDLLQHQSETLQLLFQRLEGKREVSLKIYWETDAELNALLEENPDLKARRDNLEGKNLSMDEVIQIGQALEQAMERRKQEVITRFEDALIPFAVETQENDVLTETMIYNTAFLIPWESEPEFGEAVETVDAEFAPRLKIRYNNFTPPYNFVELRE from the coding sequence ATGGCGGAAGGTTTCTATTTGTATGGTATTTTTCCCCCACCGGGACCGCAAACAATCGCAGTACAGGGCTTAGACAAGCAACCCATTTTCTCCCACACCGTAGAAGGCTTCACCTTTCTCTATTCCGAAGCCCAACAATCTCGTTATTTAGCCAGCCGTCGCAACTTAATCACTCATACAAAAGTTTTAGAAGAAGCAATGGAACAGGGATTCCGCACTCTGCTTCCGTTACAATTTGGATTAGTCGTTCCCGACTGGGAGAGTGTCAGTCAAGATTTACTTCAACATCAATCAGAAACGCTGCAACTCTTATTTCAAAGATTAGAAGGAAAACGAGAAGTTAGCTTAAAGATTTATTGGGAAACTGATGCAGAATTAAACGCCCTTTTAGAGGAGAATCCAGACTTAAAAGCGCGACGGGATAACTTAGAAGGGAAAAATTTAAGTATGGATGAAGTCATTCAAATTGGACAAGCGTTAGAACAAGCAATGGAAAGGAGAAAACAAGAAGTTATCACCCGCTTTGAAGATGCTTTAATCCCATTTGCTGTGGAAACGCAGGAAAATGATGTTCTGACTGAAACAATGATTTATAATACCGCTTTTCTGATTCCGTGGGAGTCTGAACCCGAATTTGGCGAAGCGGTGGAAACAGTTGATGCTGAATTTGCACCGCGTCTCAAAATTCGTTATAACAATTTTACCCCTCCTTATAATTTTGTTGAATTACGAGAATAA
- a CDS encoding gas vesicle protein K, producing MSADESNLSQVNLNPATSNSDAGLAPLLLTVTELIRQLMEAQVIRRMDGGLLNEEELDRAGDSLQRLEAEIIRLCEIFEIDPKDLNVDLGELGTLMPKNGGYYPGESSDDPSILELLDRILHKGVVIDGNLDLGIAQLSLIQARLHLVLTSQPINGK from the coding sequence GTGTCAGCAGACGAAAGTAACCTCAGCCAAGTTAATCTTAATCCCGCCACGTCTAACTCAGATGCGGGGTTAGCCCCCTTACTCTTAACCGTAACCGAACTGATTCGTCAGTTAATGGAAGCGCAAGTGATTCGGCGGATGGATGGAGGGTTATTAAATGAAGAAGAGCTCGATCGCGCTGGGGATAGTTTACAACGGCTCGAAGCAGAAATCATCCGTTTATGTGAAATCTTTGAGATTGATCCCAAAGATCTCAATGTTGACTTAGGAGAGTTAGGAACATTAATGCCCAAAAACGGGGGATATTATCCTGGGGAAAGCTCCGATGATCCTTCTATTTTAGAACTGCTCGATCGGATTCTCCACAAAGGGGTGGTTATTGATGGTAATCTTGACCTTGGGATTGCTCAACTCAGTCTCATTCAAGCAAGACTCCATCTCGTTCTGACCTCACAACCGATTAATGGGAAGTAA